The Primulina tabacum isolate GXHZ01 chromosome 16, ASM2559414v2, whole genome shotgun sequence genome window below encodes:
- the LOC142529606 gene encoding uncharacterized protein LOC142529606, whose amino-acid sequence MFHSYSCFVRLNMNVWSFVECCGKMDMKRRNLLLVLMVQQLLFRNLLMLCLLIQPRTRMVANRRHVTRNRPVLYSMTQRINAQFSHLNMIIDAGDVQCVLNLRMNRNAFARLCYLLMHLGGQTYSRYVRVQEKVAMFLSILAHHKKNRVTSHDYMRSGQTVSAHFHEVMHALLKLYTLLLVKHTPVDANCDSDPWKWFKGCLGALDGTHIGVHVRARDKAKYRTRKGNIAVNVLGVCDRNMNFIYALAGWEGYAADARVLRDALTRDDAFKVPRDE is encoded by the exons ATGTTTCATTCGTACTCTTGTTTTGTGCGACTGAATATGAATGTCTGGTCGTTTGTTGAGTGTTGTGGCAAGATGGACATGAAACGTAGAAACCTTCTACTGGTTCTAATGGTACAACAACTGTTGTTTAGAAATTTATTGATGTTGTGTCTTCTAATCCAACCACGTACGAGAATGGTTGCCAATCGACGTCATGTCACTCGTAACAGACCTGTTTTGTACAGCATGACACAAAGAATCAATGCTCAATTTAGCCATTTGAATATGATTATTGATGCGGGTGATGTTCAATGCGTCTTGAACTTGAGAATGAATCGAAATGCATTTGCAAGGTTGTGCTATCTTTTAATGCACTTAGGAGGACAAACATATTCTCGGTATGTCCGCGTCCAAGAAAAGGTTGCAATGTTTTTGTCTATATTGGCACACCACAAGAAAAATCGGGTAACCAGTCATGATTACATGCGTAGTGGACAGACAGTCAGCGCACATTTTCATGAAGTTATGCATGCGTTGTTGAAGTTGTATACGTTACTTCTTGTGAAGCATACCCCTGTGGATGCGAATTGTGACAGCGATCCTTGGAAATGGTTTAAG gGTTGTCTAGGTGCGTTGGATGGCACTCATATCGGAGTACACGTTCGAGCAAGAGACAAAGCCAAATATAGAACCAGAAAAGGAAATATTGCGGTTAATGTGTTGGGGGTTTGTGATAGAAATATGAACTTCATTTACGCTCTTGCTGGATGGGAGGGATATGCCGCTGACGCCAGGGTTTTAAGAGATGCATTAACTCGGGATGATGCATTCAAGGTTCCAAGAG ACGAGTAA